AACGCGTCTGCCGCCAACAAGACCGTCAGGAAGAGCCAGACGACGCTGGTCGCCACGACGAGCCACGGTGGCAGTCCCTCCCCGGCGGCCAGGGCCGCGCCGACATCGCTCGCGACCGCGTAGGTCTGGACGAGAAAGAACACGCCCATCACGCCCACGACCGCCATGAACGCGAGCCAGAGGTCCTGCTGTCTGACCCAACGGTACCCCCGAAGCAGGTCGATCCGGGCGATCTCTACACTCCGGGCAGGGACTGGCACGAGTGAGTTACGTCTGCCTGCTGGCGAGCGGACACCGGGGTCGTCCGAGACGTGCGCCGAGGACCCCGAGAGGCTGGCAGACCCATCAGCCATCCGCCCCGCCTCCATCAGTGGCTGGCTGGGTAGCTGCCGAGGCCGGCTGGTCAGGGGCTGGGCCGTCCCGTTGGGCCGTGATCTCGAGGAACGCCGTCTCGAGGTCGGGCGATGCCGCGGCCTGCTGTTTCAATTGTGCGGGCGGGGCCTCGGCGACGAGGGTCCCGTCGTCGATGACGCCGACGGTGTCGGCCAGCTCTTCGACGACCGGCAGGATGTGCGTCGAGAGAAAGACGGTCATCTCGCGGGTGACGAGATCGGCGATCGTGTCCCGCACAGTGCGGGCGGCACGTGGATCGAGGCCACTCGTGGGTTCGTCGAGAAAGACCACGTCGGGATCGTGAAACAGCGCCGCGATGATGCCGACTTTCTTGGTCATCCCCGTCGAGTAGGTTTCGATGCGCTTGTGGGCATCGCCAAGCAGACCGAACCGATCGAGGAGCGTCTCGATCCGTTCGTCGGCCCGAGCGTCTGACATGCCCTGGAGGCGGGCGACGTGGCGCAAGTGTTCCCAGGCAGTGAGCTCGTCGAAGACTGGCGGGTCGGCCGGGAGATAGCCGATCTTGTGGGTCAACGCCGGCCGATTCGAGAGGGACACGCCGGCCACTTCCCCGGATCCGGCTGTCGGTTCAGTGAGGGCGACCAGCAGTCGCATCGTCGTGGTCTTGCCGGCCCCATTCGGCCCGAGGAAGCCGTAGACGCTCCCTCGTGGAACCGACAGCGAAAGGTCAGCAACGGCGATATCGTCGCCGTAGCGTTTCGTGAGGCCGTCGGCGACGATCGCAGGGTCGGTCACGAGCTATCACTCCGCGCGGACAAACGATCGGCGGGCAGGCGTCGACAGCGTGGCGATGCGTGCCGCAGGGACCGTGGTGGGAAGTCGTCCAGCATGGGTGTAAATTACTCTTTACAGTAAAGCATGTTTTACACAGGTGCATAAATGTGGCGACGATGTGACACGGCGAACAATCGACAGCAGTTGCTCAGGGGCTGTGGAAGTGGCCGACCCCCGCAAAACGACCGCTCAGATCCGACCGGAACCGCCGCCACGGGAGGCGGTGGTCGAAGACGGTCCGTCGGTGCCGAGTTCGCCAAAGTCGATGCCGTCGAAGTGTTCGGGCGCGGTACGCTCGGTCGCATAGACGTACAAGGCAGTTCTGGCGATCCCGCTGAGGGCCTTACCGAGGAGCAAGCCGATGACGATAGCGGTGCCACCGACCAGCAGTGTCGCCACCAGCTGGACAGTCCCCAGGCCGGTCGTGGCCACGTAGGTGATCGCACCGAGGACAACGCCGACGAGTGCCAGGAGGAGCGTCACCACGTCGATCGTGGCCAACGCGCCGATGGATTCACCCCAGGTGTCCTTGAACGTCCGCGCGCTCTGTTTGAACATCGAGGTGACCGAGGGGTCTTCGAAGACGATCACCGGGACGACGAAATACGTCATCACGCTCCAGGCGACGGCGAAGACCGCGGCGAGCAGGTGGGCGACGAGATTGTCCTCGCTCTCGATTGCGCGGAGAATCACGCCGACGATCGCGGCGATGATCGACCAGGCAAGCAGTGGCAATTTCCGCTGCCAGGCGGCCGCCAGAGCGGCACGGATCGACGGGTCCTCACCACGGAAGGCGGTCCGGGTCGCCGCGATCAGTGCCGCCGTGAAAAACGACGCGAGGAACGTCTCGACGAGGTACGCGACGAACAGCGCACCGAAGATCGCCAGACCGGGTTCTTCGAACACCGGCCCAGCCACGAGGAGACTCCCGAACAGCGTCAGGAGAAACGCGATACCGGAGAGCGCACCGAGCAGTGGGAATACGAGGAGTTTCGGATGGGTTCTGAGCACGCGACCGCTCCGGCGTGCCATGCCGAACCCGATTTTGAAGCGTCTGAAAATACCCATGCCCGCGTTTCCGGACGGGGACGGATAAAGGCCAGACACAGTTTCCCAACGCGAAACGCTGGACAACCCGTATATGACACACCGTCCGAAGAGGACAACGAACGCAGTATCGACGATCGGTCCCGACGCCCGTAGAACGAGACGTCGACCCGTTGCCCCACGTCAGGAATCCAACCCATGCCCGCCACGTTCGCCTCCGTCGGCATCGAACTGGGCCGAAGCGTTCGTCTCCCCCGGCTCACGTCGGGCGGGACGTCGGTCCCTTCCAGACGAGGCTACAGCGAGCGAAGAATCGAGAGACAGAGTTGGCAAACAGTGCCCCGAGCGATTGCCAGCGGCGACTCCCGAACCGATGGCTGACAGACGCCAGTTCCTCACAGCGGTCGGAAGCGCGCTCGGAGTCGCATCGATCCTCGCCTGGTCCGGACCGGGGGTGCTCGACGGGACCGAGCCGACACACCCAGGCGGGACGGTCGTGATCGAGAACGTGGCCAACCGGTCGGTACGGGTCTCGATCACGGTCCTCGAAGACGACTGCGAGGCGGCGCTCGAAACGACGGTCCCCGGCGGCGAAACCCAGGTCTACCGCGAGTTCGTCGCTGCCGAGGCGGGGACCGTCCTCACCCTCGCGGCACACCTCGGCGACAGTGGCAGCCCGAAGACGATGGAATTTCTCCCTGCCGGCGGAGAGACCAACGCCCACCCGGAAGTGGCCCGACTGACGATCCACAACGCCGTCGAGGGGGACGCCGACTGGATCGTCGAGCCGGGCACACGGTGAGAGATGACACTGGCCTCTCGGAACGGCGGCAAACACGAGCGGTACCCGACAGGGTGACCGACCGCCATGAAGCGGCGAGCGGGCCGCGACCAGCGGCAGCATGGGACGGAGACACCGGAGATTGAGGCTGGTCGATCCGGGCCGCAGGGGTCGATCGTGCCGTTCGTTTATACCGGAGAGGGCGGCCAGCGGGCGTATGCACGATGGCATCTACGTCGTTGCCGGAGAGTGTACGACTACCTTCGACGGCTCGCGGGTTCGCGAGCACGAACAGCGCGGCCAGGTACTGGTGGTCGTCAAACCCGACAACACCGTGTTGGTCCACGACGCCGACGGCTACCAGCCGATCGCCTGGCTCACCCGCGCCGAGACGGTGACGATCGACGGGGCACACCTCGTTGCCAGCGACGGCGACCAGCGCCTCGCGGTCACGATTCACGACGAAACGGCGAGCGGTCGCTACCCCGCAAGCGCCGCCGGGACGCCAGTGGGCGAGTGCCCGGATTGTCGTGATGTGCTGGTCCGGGTCGCCGACGCGGTGGTCTGTACGGGGTGTGACGCCCGGTACGGACTCCCCGGCGACGCCGAGGTGCTCGAGACCGAGTGTGAGTGTGGTCTCCCGCGGATGCGAGTCGAACGAGGCCGGGCGTTCGAAGTCTGTGTCGACCGGGACTGTGAGTCGATGGACCAGGCCGTCACCGAGGCCTTCGATCGGGAGTGGGACTGTCCGAACTGCGAAAGTGCCCTTCGGATCATTCGCCGCGGTGGGTTGCTCGCTGGATGTGAACAGTACCCAGCGTGTGACACGGGATTTGCGTTCCCAGCCGGTGTCGTCGTGGACGAATGTGACTGTGGCCTGCCGCTGTTCGAGACGGCCGGCGGGCAGCGGTGTCTGGACGCGACCTGTGAAGCCTGGCGGACACCGGAATCAGAGACACCGGCGAACGCCTGAGGCACGCCGAGGGCGGACCGCAGGCCCTTTGATCCCGCGTTAGAACCTCAGTACATGGAACTGGTCCTCGAAAGCGGTGTCGTCCGTGGCGATGGCAGGGCTCGCGAGCAGTTTTACGACTCGCGAGGGTACGGCCGGCCGGTCGCGGAGGGCCTCGAACTGGCCCCCGTCGAGGCGGCCCACCTGCTGTATCGAAGCGACATCGAGTCCGTTCGAGACGCGGAAAGCGGTGAATCGCTGGACTTCCGGGCACTGCTGTCCTCGGCTGCCGTCTCCGAGATCGACGTCCTCGTGTATAAGGACTTGCGGGACCGGGGCTTTTACCTCTCGCCGGCACGGGACGGCTGGGTCGACGATCCTTCGGGGGCGGATTTCGTCGTCTATCCTCGTGGGAACGGCCCCTGGGACGAGGAGGTGGCCTACCGCGTGCGGGCCGAAAGTGAGCGGACAGCCGTTTCGGCGGCCTCGCTCGGCGAGAGCGTCCTGGCGGTCGTCGACGAGGAGTCGGCGATCACGTATCTCGAAACCGATTACCCGACTGTCGAGGGCGCTTCCGGGATCGATCTACCGACCGACGTCGAGGCCGACCTGCTGGGCGATCGGGTGCTGGTATGGGACCCCCCGTCGAGACTCTACCACGAAGGGTTCTACGGACAGCCGCTGGACGACGATGCGGGCAAACCGCTCCAGCTCTCACTGGTCGAGGCCGCGGCCCTGGCCGGGCGTGGCGTGCTCGAGGTCACCGGTGGCGAGGACGCGATCGTCGAGTGTGGCCGTGAGGTCGAAGGCGAGCGATTCGACCGCCGGCTTGCAGTCTACCGCGCCCTCCGGGACCGTGGCGTCGTGCCCAAGACGGGGTACAAGTTCGGTGCGGACTTCCGGACCTACGCTGACGTCGACACCGTCGATTCACTGGGCCACTCCGAGTTGCTCGTCCGAGTGCTGCCCGCCGACCACGCGTTTTCGCCGCGTGACCTCGCGCTCGACGTACGCCTCGCACACGGCGTCCGCAAACGGATGGTGTTCGCACTGGTGAGTAGTTCCGACAGCAAGACGGACATCGAGTGGCTCGAAGTCGGCCGACTGACGCCGTGAGGATGGAAAACCATTAAAGCCCTCCTGGTGGAGACGTACGCACATGGCGTCCACTTCCCCCGACGGCCGTCGCTGGCACCCCCGGGAAGTGGACAGTGTCGCCGTCGCCGGCCGGCGGGCGTAACTCGTCGCCCGGCGGGCGATGCTCCCTCCGCTTTCTCGGCCCGGTGGTTGCAGACTCCAATCACGCAAGACACGACAGCAATGACGCGAGATACACACTCCGACGACGAATCGATAGACAACCAACAGGGCGGGCCGATAGACCCACATCTCCGCACTGACGGCGGGGCCGCCGCCGGCGCAGACGACACGACGCTTGATCCGTGGGGGTCTTCGACGGTCGCCGATTACCGCAATCTCTTCGAGGAGTTCGGCATCGAGGAGTTCGAGACGATACTCCCCGAAGTGCCCGAGCCCCACTACTTGATGCGCCGTGGCGTCATCTTCGGCCATCGGGACTACCGACCGGTCGCCCGCGCGATGCGCAATGGCGACCCCTTTGCGGTCCTCTCGGGGTTCATGCCGACCGGCGACCCCCACATCGGCCACAAGCTGGTCTTCGACGAGATCATCTGGCATCAACAGCAGGGCGGGGACGCCTACGGGCTGATCGCCGATCTGGAAGCCCACGCCGCCCGCGGGCTCACCTGGGAGGAGATCGACGAGCACGCCCGGGATTACATCCTCTCGCTGCTCGCACTCGGCTTCGACCCCGAGGAAGGGACGCTCTATCGACAGTCCGAGAACCGCGAGTTGCAGGACCTGGCCTTCGAACTCGGCGCAGAGGCCCGCTTTGCCGAGTTCGAGGGGATCTACGGGTTCGACGGTGAGACCGACGTCAGCCACATGCAAAGCGTCGTCACCCAGATGGCCGACATCCTCTACCCACAACTCGCGGAGCCAAAGCCGACCGTCATCCCGGTCGGCCCCGACCAGGACCCACACATGCGCCTGGCACGGGACGTCGCCGCCCGGACGCGATACTTCGGCGTCACGGCGGCCTACGCCTCCTTCGAGACCGACGACGAGGAACGGCAGCTCCTCGCGGCGGCCTACGAGACGCTCACAGCACAGCATCCCGACCAGACCATCCGGTGTGGCGACGCCGCTACGTATCTGGACAACGGGCGGGATCGCGACGCCACCGATCCCGACGCGATGACCGTCGATCGCGTCATCACGATGCTCCGGGAAGCTGGAAAGGAACCACTCCGGCCCCGGGTTCGGTTCCTCGATCGCAACGCGACCGAGGCGGCCTTCGAGGCGCTGATCGAAGCCATCGACGGCGAAAAGCGCGTCTACGACGAACACATCGACGCCTTCGACCTGGACCACGCCGAAGCCGAGCAACTCGCTCGCGAAGTCGAACTCGACCACGGCGGCTATGGCTTCCTGGCGCCATCCTCGATCTATCACCGCTTTATGACCGGGCTGACCGGCGGGAAGATGTCCTCGTCGGTCCCGGCGAGTCACATCAGCCTGTTGGACGACCCCGAAGACGGGTACGACAAAGTCAAAGCCGCGACGACGGGTGGCCGCGAGACAGCCGACGAGCAACGCGAGAAGGGCGGCAAGCCCGACGAGTGTCCGGTCTACGAGCTGTACGCGTATCTCCTGGCGAACGACGACGACGACCTGGCGACCGAGGTCTACGAGGAGTGTGCCGGCGGCGAACGCCTCTGTGGCGGCTGTAAAGAGCAGGCCGCCGAGCTGATGGCACGGTTCCTCGAAGACCACCAAGAGGACCGCCAAGAGTGGGCGGAGCGACTCGACGACCTCGATATGTCGTTCGATTCGGCCCGCAAGCGGTGACGTGGCTGCAGAATAAAAGCGTTCGCGGAGCAGTCAGCAACCGTTAAAGGAGACAACCGAGGCCTGGGGGGCCTGGCGTGACGGGGATAGAGATTTGGCACCGTGTGCTGAATGGGGGCGTATGGACGGGCCGGTTCGGATACTACAGGTCGACGACGATCCGCAATTCGCCGAAGTGGTCGCCGAACTACTGGCCAGCCACAGCGACCACTTCGACGTCGAGATCGAATCGGACCCGGCAGCCGTGCCCGGTCGGCTGGCGAGTGATACCTTCGATTGTGTCGTCAGTGACTACCAGATGCCCGGGGTCGACGGTCTACAGTTACTCGATCGGGTCCGCACACGGTACCCGGATCTTCCGTTCGTCCTGTTTACGGGCAAGGGCAGCGAGGAAATCGCCAGTGACGCCATCGCCGCCGGCGTCACCGATTACGTCCGGAAGGGGACTGGCACCGAGCGGGTGGCGATCCTGGCAAACCGCATCGAAAACGCCGTCGAGCAGCACCGCGCCCAACAGCGCCTCAGCGATCAGACACGATCACTTCGCCGAAAAGACCGGGTGCTCGAAGCCATTCTCGAACACGTCCCGGTACACGTCTACGTCAAAGACGAGCAGGCCCGCCACACCTGGGTCAGCGACTACGGCTTCGGCTCACCGGCCCTCGTCGGGCAGACTGACGCCGAGTACTTCGACGCCGAGTGGGCCGAAGAAACCACCCGCGAAGAACTCGAAATCATCGAGACCGGCGAACCGATCGTCGATCAAGAGCGGTACGACCCGGAACGTGACATCTGGGTTCGGAACACGAAAGTCCCCTGGCGCGACGAGGACGGGGAAGTGACTGGAGTGGTCGGGGCGACCTGGGACGTGACCGAACGGGAAGACGCAAAGCGGGAGTGTGACCGCTATCACTGGCTGGTCGAAGGACTCCGGACCGCCGTCTCCCACGAGCTGCGAAATCCGCTTCAGTTGGCGGCCGGTCGCCTCGAACTGGTCACCGAGGACTGCAACAGCGAGCATCTCTCGACGGTACTCCAGGCACACAGGGATCTGGAGGCGCGCATCGAAACGACGGTCACGCTCGCGGAAGCCGGCGAGCCGGTCGACGAGACGTCGACCATCGACGTCGAGACACTGGCGCGAGAAAGCTGGGATCGCCTCGACACTGCGGGCACGCTGGCCGTCGATGGCGACCCGACGATCGAAGCCGAGGCCAAGCGACTGGAGCAACTCCTCGAGGAGTTGCTCGAGAACGCCGAGGTCCACGGCGGTCCGGAACCGACGGTGACGGTTCGCGAGACCGCAGCGGGTTTCGCTGTGACCGACGAGGGGCCGGGTCCACCGGCGGGCGAGCACGATCGACTGTTCGACGTCGGGTACACGACCGAAGCCGACCGGCACGGCTACGGACTGGCGATTGCCCGGACGATCGCCGAGGCTCACGGCTGGTCGATCGATATCGACGACAGCGGGGGCGAGACGCGAGTCGACGTGAGGACCCAAGCCAGAGAGTGAGACGCCCCGAGCGATCGGTCGGCTGGAACGACCCGCTTATGATCCAGGCCCCCCAGGCGTAGGTATGGCGGCGTCGCTCGATCCAGCGCAACTCGATCGCTACTCCCGGCAGATCGTCCTCGAATCAGTCGGCCCAGACGGCCAGGGGCAACTGCTCGACAGTGCCGTATTGGTCGTCGGCGTCGGCGGACTCGGCGCGCCGGTCGTCCAGTATCTGGCCGCCGCCGGCGTTGGCCGGCTGGGGCTGGTCGACGGCGACGTCGTGGAACGATCGAACCTCCAGCGACAGGTCGTCCACGGAACCGAGGACGTCGGGCGGGCGAAAGTCGACAGCGCCGCGGCGTTCGTCGGCGATCTCAACCCGGACGTCACGGTCCAGACCCACGAGACGACGCTTTCGGCCGAGAACGCGCCGGCCCTCATCGACGAGTACGACGTGGTTGTCGACGCGACCGACAACTTCCCGGCTCGGTTCCTCATCAACGATGCCTGTACGCTGACGGGCACGCCGTTCGTCCACGGTGCCGTCTATCGCTTCGAAGGACAGGTCACGACCTTCGACGGGACCGGTCCCTGCTACCGGTGTCTGTTCCCGACGGCCCCACCGGAAGATGCCATCCCCGACTGTGCGACGGCGGGCGTTCTCGGGATCTTGCCCGGCACGATCGGGACCATCCAGGCGACCGAGACCATCAAACACCTGCTTGCGCTGGGGGACTCTCTTCAGGGCCGCGTGCTCCACTACGACGCGACGACGATGAACGTCGATGAAGTCCCGCTGCAATCCCGGCCGGAGTGCCCGATCTGTGGCGACCAGCCGGCCGTCGATTCGGTCCAGGCCGTCACCTACGAGGGCGACTGTGCGATCACAGAGTGAGCGACGAGCAGCGGGTCCGACACGTATTCACGAAAGGCCAACAAGCAAGGACTGTTGGGATCGGCTGGGGCCTGCAGTGGTATCGACGCCCCGTGGCGCGGCCCCTGTCGACTCAGTTATTGCCGAGCCCACTCCACTCGGTGGTCGCGGCGAGGACGAATTCAAACGCCAAATTGGTCGCGAACGCGCTCGAAGAGTGATGGGGATTGCTCGTCCGACTCCGGCCCGATCACGTCCTCGTCGGGGACGATGACTGTCCGACCGTCGTCTTCCTCGGTCGCCTCGATCAGGTCGTCGGCTTTGAGATCGGCCAGGGCCGTCTCCAGGCGGTCGATGTCGACCGAGACACGCGACCGAATCTCGAAGACAGTCATGCCGTCCTCGGCGCGTTCGGCGAGCGCATCGAGTACCGCGACCTCAGTCTCCTCACGCGTGCGGTACTCCGGCTTGACTTGCATATCGCTGTGTTCGAGGCGATGGGATTTACGCTTGTTCCCGGCACGGCCCAGCAGAGAACCCGAGGATCGAACGACGGCGTCCTCGTTCGAAGGGGCACCGACGACTCCGCCAAGCAGTACGCTTTTAACCTGTAGGCGGCGACTTCATGGCAATGGGTATCAAGTGTTCGCTGTTCGGACACGCGTTCGGTGAGGCGGCCGTCGAGCGCGAGCGCCAAGAGCAAGGGAGCGAGGTCGTCATCACGATCCGGGAAGTCGAAACGTGCGAGCGCTGTGGCGAAACGCGCGTCGTCTCCGAGAACAAGGAAGTAACGACCGTCGAAACGCCCGACGACGTGGCGTTAGGAGCAGCCGACGCTGCAGACGAGTCAGAAGCCGAGGACCCAGCCGAGAGCGACGCCGAGATCGTCGACGCAGAAGCGGGCGACGATGGCGGGACCCCCGATTCTGGCCCCGAGGAAGCAACCGTCGAGCCGCCGACGTCGGCGGCCGAGGACGACGGTGTCATCCTCGAAGACGACGACGAACCCGAGCAATCGGGTCGTGACCCTGGGGAGTGGCCCGAAGAAGAGACCGCGGAACCGGAGGCCGAACCGCCGGTGGATCTGGAACCGCCCGAACAAGAGCTGTCTGTCGGCGAGGAGTCACCGTCGGTCGAGGACCACGCCGAAGAAGCCGACTCGGCCGTCTGGTCGGAGACGGCACCCGATCTGGATGGCGAGCAGGCCAGTGAGACGACGGCAACCGTCCCGGACGGGCAGTTCCAGTGTAGCGAGTGTGCGTTCAGTACCTCGGTCGAAGCCTCGTCGCTCCGCGCTGGGGACTACTGTCCGGAGTGTCACCGGGGCACACTCGTCCACGAGGCCGAGTGATCGAACCGACGCGAAAAGGGTAAACCCGCGCTTCACGAACGGACCTCCATGCGCGAGTACAAGATGCGACGGGGCGAATATCTCGAAGAGCGCGTCCCGGACATGCGGGCGAAAGTCGAGGAGTTTTTCGGCCCCATCGCCGGCACTGAACCGTACAACGACACGGAATTGCTCATCGTCGAAGACCCGGACAACCCCGTCTTCGAACGGGTAACGGTCGGCACTGTCCCCTACAGCGGCAAGAAAGACAAGCTTGCACTCGACATCGAGGAACGACCCGCAGAGGAAGTCATCGCGGCAGGAGACGTCGAAGCCGCCGAAGAAGCCGTCGCGATCAAAAACGACTTCCTCGAAGAGTCGACCGGTCGTGACGCGAAAGCACGCCGGGATTCGATGAAGCGAGACGTCGAAGACGACGCCGACGCACCCGACGATATCTCGTAATCTACCGGCCGAGGCGTTCGCGACTGACCGCGACCCCTGATGGGGTGATGATCAACTGGTCGTCGTCTTTCTGGACGATGTCGCCGCCGACCTCGTTTGCGACCTGTTTGAGTTCGTCGCTGATGTGTTCCATCGTCCGATCTTTGGTCGTGTGGCGCGTGATATCGGCGATCACGATATCGCCGTCGTAGACCGCATCCTTGATCTCGATGACGTCCTGTTTCTCGCCGATCCGGGCGATCCGGACCTCTCGCTGGGCGGTTTCCGCTGTCGTGTCGATGTCTTGTGCGTCCAGTTCGACGTAATCGTCTGTCCGCCGAGAGGTACCAGTGCCGCCGAGAATCTTGCTCATTAGTCCCATAGGCGTGTGAGCGGCCGGAACGGGTTTAGGCTTTACGTCAGACACAGTGGCAGGGAACGCCAGACGTCCAGGCACGAACACTTCAGGCGACTTGCTCCGGGACAGTCCGGAAAGCCCGGCTTCGATCGGCATCCTCGTCGGTGTCGCCGATCGCACTGGCGGCGTAGAACGCCGTCTCCGGGTCGCCGGTGCGTCGCCAGTGGTAGTAGGTCTTGGCGACGAGCCACAGCCGCCGGGTTTTCGACAGTGAAGCGTCTTCGTTCAAGACATCGTAGTCGATGGCTCTGATGCGCCGATGGTGCTCGGCATAGAGGACCGCCGCCAGCAGGACGGCAAACTGGGCGTCGGAAGGCAGATAGCGGATCCCCGCGACTCCATGGCGGTACAGCGACTCCGTTCGGGCCAGAGCAGTCCGGATCGCGGCAGCGACGTCCTCGGTCATCTCGCCCCGTCTGAGCTGGTCTTCCGTCACGTCGAAGCGTTCGAGAGTCTCACGGGGGAGATACACCCGGTCGTACTCACAGATGTCTTCCCGAACGTCACGGACGAAGTTCGTCAGCTGGAAGGCTTCCGCCAGCGACCGGGCGTGAGGGTCGGCGCGGTCGCGTTCGGCCACGTCCATGACTGTCATCATCATGTTGCCAACGGCGGCAGCCGACCCACGCATGTACTCGGTCAGTTCGTCGTAGGTCTCGTAGCGTGCTTTCTCGATATCCTGCTCCATTGCATCGACGAAGACATCGATCTCGTCGGAATCGAGGTCGTTGCGCTCGGCCAGCGTCCGGAACGCATCGAGAACCTCCCGTTCGTCCGCCGAGAGCACTGACGTCTCCGCGCTCTCACCTTTCGCCGCAGCGCGAATCGCGTTCAGTTTGTGCCGTTGTTGGTCGACAGGTGGGGGATCCTCCTGATCGACGACCTCGTCTGCGATCCGGAAGAACGCGTACAGTACGTACGTCGCTCGCCGAGTCCGATTTGGCAGTAGTCTCGTCGCGACGTAGAACGTCGTCCCTGTGCGGCGATGGATGGCTTTGCTGGTTGTGATGGGTTCAGAT
The sequence above is drawn from the Halorhabdus sp. CBA1104 genome and encodes:
- a CDS encoding phytoene/squalene synthase family protein → MSSEPITTSKAIHRRTGTTFYVATRLLPNRTRRATYVLYAFFRIADEVVDQEDPPPVDQQRHKLNAIRAAAKGESAETSVLSADEREVLDAFRTLAERNDLDSDEIDVFVDAMEQDIEKARYETYDELTEYMRGSAAAVGNMMMTVMDVAERDRADPHARSLAEAFQLTNFVRDVREDICEYDRVYLPRETLERFDVTEDQLRRGEMTEDVAAAIRTALARTESLYRHGVAGIRYLPSDAQFAVLLAAVLYAEHHRRIRAIDYDVLNEDASLSKTRRLWLVAKTYYHWRRTGDPETAFYAASAIGDTDEDADRSRAFRTVPEQVA